GCCTCGTCGATCGCTGGATCGACCTCGCCACCGAACGCTCCGACCTCCAACTCGCGCAACGCACCGAAGCAGCGAAGCCGATCAAGCGCCGCTGATCACACCCGAGAACCCGGCACTCTCCAGTACCTTATTATTCCCGCCCTTTCGCGTGATTGCGACCGCGAAGCGGGCAGCATGAGGCGCACGGACACGCAGGCTTGCACGTCGTCCGTGAAGCCACCTCGCCGACGGCTACGAGTTCCTCTTGGCTGAGAGAACCTACGCGCGATAGATTCTCGGACGTGACCCAGCCCAAGGAGATTCTCGAAGCCGCCCTCAAGCTCACGCCAACGGAACGCGCGGCCCTCGCTGCCGAGATCCTGGGGAGCCTCGACAGCAGCACCTACGGCGGGCTCGGCGCCGCCTGGGAGGAGGAGATCCAGCGCCGGCTGAATGAGTTCGAGGCTGGCCAGGCGGAACTGATCTCTTCCGAGGAAGTCTTCGCAGGGGTCGAAGCCGCACTTCGAGCGGATCGTGCCTCGCGATAGTGGCACGCGTTCGCTTCTCACGTCAGGCAAGAACAGATCTCAAACGCGCCGCCATTTGGTACGAGAGCCGTCGCTCGGGACTCGGCAAGGCCTTCGTCGACGCCGTGCACCTCGCCGTCGATCTGATCGCGGAGGGGCCTAAACGATGGCCGCTGAGGAACGGTACACACAGGTTCGTATTGCGCCGATTTCCCTACACCATCGCGTATCGAATCACTGACACCGAGGTCGTCGTCCTCGCCGTCGCACACCACCGCATCGATCCAGCGGCATGGGAGAGTCGCTGACTCACGACGAGATCGAACGCTACAGCTCGGCACGAAAGTAGTTGAGGCAACCGTGAGACACGGGAATTTACAAGCGTCCCCGACGGGATTTGAACCCGTGTTACCGACGTGAAAGGCCGGTGTCCTGGGCCGAGCTAGACGACGGGGACTCGGGGTGGAACGGCGACCGCGAGAGCGAGCGCTTGTATCAGCGGCCCCCCGCACCCGCAAGGCGCGCGGGATGATCGTCACGCGCACGGCGCGCCGTGTGCATGGTCGCGGCGATGGTCTCTATCTCTCGCTGACGCGGCAGACGGACGGCGGCTTCTCCGTTGCCGCGGTGACCAGTGCATCGGCCCAGGCGATCACCTGCCGCGGGTCGACCGCGGCGACGGGATCGAACGCGGCGGCCGCGGGGCTCCGACAGACGCCGGGGTCGCCCGGCACGTGCGGTCGCGCGGCGCGCGTCATCTCAGGCGCCTCCCCGTCGCCCGCACCGAGACGACGCAGCAGATACGGAATCCCGAACTCCCCGCTCCAGTCATACGGCTGGTGCGCCTCGCTCGGCGTGCCGACGGCCGCGCGCCGCTCGTTGGAATAGAGCGGATGATTCGTGCCGTCTTCGGCCGGCGCGCCTTGCCCGCCCCGGCGGGTGCGCTCAGCGATACACCGGCTTCCGCTTCTCGAAGAAGGACGCGATCGCCTCGCGGCCGTCCGGCGCGACGGCCGTCATCGCCATCACCTCCGAGGCGTACTCGTACGCGTGCGCCTGATCGAGATCGATCTGCGCGTAGAACGCGTGCTTGCCGGTCGCCTTCGACGCGGTGCTGCCGCGGCTCGCCGCGTGCGCGAGCTTCAGGGTCTCCTCGCGAAGCCGCTCCGCCGGGACGACGCGGTTCACGAGCC
The DNA window shown above is from Deltaproteobacteria bacterium and carries:
- a CDS encoding type II toxin-antitoxin system RelE/ParE family toxin gives rise to the protein MARVRFSRQARTDLKRAAIWYESRRSGLGKAFVDAVHLAVDLIAEGPKRWPLRNGTHRFVLRRFPYTIAYRITDTEVVVLAVAHHRIDPAAWESR
- a CDS encoding addiction module protein, whose translation is MTQPKEILEAALKLTPTERAALAAEILGSLDSSTYGGLGAAWEEEIQRRLNEFEAGQAELISSEEVFAGVEAALRADRASR